A stretch of the Halomonas sp. BDJS001 genome encodes the following:
- the speB gene encoding agmatinase, with protein sequence MPSLYGDVISTFMGVAQATDPKQTDADVVVSGVPFDLACSGRAGTRMGPNAIRQSTANLIWEGKRWPWDFALEDRLKVCDAGNVNYAYGEPESLVDNLETHANRWLKAGKKMLTLGGDHYISLPLLRAHARMHGPLALIHFDAHTDTYEQGTRFDHGTIFHHALKEGLVVPEHSLQIGIRTSYDRHNHPYEVLDADWVNDNGPAAVLERIRARVGYHPAYVTLDIDGLDPAYAPGTGTPVCGGMSTDLMLKVIRGMVGMELVGMDVVEVNPAYDHGDITSLAAATLGLEFLYTLAASKGV encoded by the coding sequence ATGCCCAGCCTTTATGGCGATGTGATTTCTACTTTTATGGGCGTAGCACAAGCAACGGATCCCAAGCAAACCGACGCCGACGTGGTAGTGAGTGGTGTGCCTTTTGACCTTGCTTGCTCTGGCCGTGCGGGCACCCGTATGGGGCCAAATGCAATTCGCCAAAGTACCGCTAACTTGATCTGGGAAGGCAAGCGCTGGCCATGGGACTTCGCCTTGGAAGATCGCCTTAAGGTGTGCGATGCAGGCAACGTAAATTACGCCTACGGCGAGCCGGAGAGCCTGGTCGACAACCTGGAAACCCACGCCAACCGCTGGTTAAAAGCGGGTAAAAAGATGCTCACTCTGGGCGGCGACCACTACATCAGCCTACCGCTGCTGCGCGCCCACGCCCGGATGCATGGCCCGCTGGCGCTGATCCATTTTGACGCCCACACCGATACCTATGAGCAAGGCACGCGCTTCGACCACGGCACCATTTTCCACCACGCCTTAAAAGAAGGCTTGGTGGTGCCTGAGCACTCGCTGCAAATTGGCATTCGCACCAGCTACGACCGCCATAACCACCCTTACGAAGTGCTGGATGCGGATTGGGTAAATGATAATGGCCCCGCTGCCGTGCTAGAGCGCATCCGCGCCCGCGTGGGTTATCATCCAGCCTACGTCACCTTGGATATTGACGGCCTCGACCCCGCCTATGCTCCTGGTACCGGCACGCCGGTGTGCGGCGGTATGTCCACCGACCTGATGCTGAAAGTAATTCGCGGTATGGTAGGCATGGAGCTGGTCGGTATGGACGTGGTGGAAGTGAACCCCGCCTATGACCACGGCGACATTACCTCGCTTGCTGCCGCGACGCTGGGGCTGGAATTTTTGTATACCCTGGCGGCTTCTAAGGGCGTTTAA
- a CDS encoding TRAP transporter small permease subunit, which yields MSFSLKTLILGRRLGNAQHNSLFGYLVDGLNAIGSLLIFIIMAMIVIDVLSRNLFNQPIAGVAELVAASIVMIVFLQLPGTLRHNRMAQADIFIVGFTDKHPRLGNLLMCMFFLAGAYMLYIVYTGTLPTFIRAWERQQFMGVEGVFTFPVWPIRFIVISCAAITVVQYLLLAIQSLWLAWHGQVCLTEEAENDRS from the coding sequence ATGTCTTTTTCTTTAAAGACCCTGATTTTGGGGCGCAGGTTGGGCAATGCACAGCACAACAGCCTGTTTGGCTATCTGGTTGATGGCCTGAATGCAATCGGTTCCCTGCTCATCTTTATCATCATGGCGATGATCGTCATAGACGTACTGTCGCGCAACCTGTTCAACCAGCCGATTGCCGGGGTAGCGGAGCTAGTAGCGGCGTCTATCGTCATGATCGTCTTTCTGCAGTTGCCGGGCACGTTGCGACACAACCGCATGGCCCAGGCTGATATCTTTATTGTCGGCTTTACCGATAAGCATCCACGTCTGGGTAACCTTTTGATGTGTATGTTCTTTCTGGCAGGTGCGTATATGCTCTATATCGTTTATACCGGTACGCTGCCAACCTTTATACGTGCCTGGGAGCGTCAGCAGTTTATGGGGGTGGAAGGGGTGTTTACCTTCCCGGTATGGCCTATCCGTTTCATCGTTATCAGCTGTGCGGCTATCACTGTTGTGCAATATCTGCTGCTGGCGATTCAGTCCTTGTGGCTGGCTTGGCATGGCCAGGTATGCCTGACTGAGGAGGCCGAAAATGACAGGTCTTGA
- a CDS encoding Re/Si-specific NAD(P)(+) transhydrogenase subunit alpha codes for MKIGAPKESARGEARVALTPESAKQIQKLGHECLVESGAGLAAGFNDDTYREAGVTVVEGADALWNDAEVVIKVREPSDEEAERLRKGQTLIAFFWPAQNEALLEKCKAQGATVIAMDMVPRISRAQKMDALSSMANIAGYRAVIEAGNNFGRFFTGQVTAAGKVPPAKVLVIGAGVAGLAAIGTATSLGAVVRAFDVRPEVSEQIESMGAEFLFLDFDESQDGSESGGYASPSSPEFREKQLECFREQAPDVDIVITTALIPGRPAPKLWLEDMVAAMKPGSVVIDLAAEKGGNCDLTKPDERVVSDNGVVVVGYTDFPSRMATQASLLYATNIRHMLTDLTPEKDGVINHNMEDDVIRGATVTHEGEITFPPPPPKVKAIAAAKPKKKEKEPTAEEKKAAELATFKAQTKRQVGLLAVGGALMLLLGQVAPVSFMQHFIVFVLACFIGFQVIWNVSHSLHTPLMAVTNAISGIIILGAILQIGSGSAIVGVLASISVLIASINIVGGFLVTRRMLAMFQKS; via the coding sequence GTGAAAATAGGTGCACCGAAAGAGAGTGCCCGGGGGGAAGCGCGTGTTGCGCTAACCCCCGAGAGCGCCAAGCAGATCCAGAAGCTGGGCCACGAGTGCTTGGTAGAGAGCGGCGCAGGCCTGGCGGCGGGCTTTAATGACGACACTTATCGTGAGGCGGGCGTTACCGTGGTGGAAGGAGCGGATGCGCTCTGGAACGACGCCGAGGTGGTCATTAAAGTCCGCGAGCCCTCAGATGAAGAGGCTGAGCGGCTGCGCAAAGGCCAAACCCTGATTGCCTTCTTCTGGCCAGCGCAAAACGAAGCGCTGCTGGAGAAGTGTAAGGCTCAGGGCGCCACCGTGATTGCCATGGATATGGTGCCGCGTATCTCCCGGGCGCAGAAGATGGACGCACTCTCCTCCATGGCCAATATCGCCGGTTACCGGGCGGTGATTGAAGCGGGCAACAATTTTGGCCGCTTCTTTACTGGCCAAGTTACCGCTGCAGGTAAAGTACCGCCTGCCAAGGTGCTGGTGATCGGTGCAGGCGTGGCGGGCTTGGCGGCGATCGGCACCGCCACCAGCCTGGGCGCCGTGGTGCGCGCCTTTGACGTACGCCCCGAGGTCTCTGAACAGATCGAGTCCATGGGCGCTGAGTTCCTGTTCCTCGATTTTGACGAGAGCCAGGATGGTTCTGAAAGCGGCGGCTACGCCTCGCCCTCAAGCCCAGAGTTCCGCGAGAAGCAGCTTGAGTGCTTCCGCGAGCAGGCGCCGGATGTGGATATCGTGATTACCACCGCGCTAATTCCTGGTCGTCCCGCGCCCAAGCTGTGGCTGGAAGACATGGTTGCGGCCATGAAGCCGGGGTCGGTGGTTATCGATTTGGCGGCTGAGAAGGGCGGCAACTGCGACCTGACCAAGCCCGATGAGCGCGTGGTATCGGATAACGGCGTTGTGGTGGTCGGCTATACCGACTTCCCTTCGCGCATGGCCACCCAAGCATCGCTACTTTACGCCACCAATATTCGCCATATGCTGACCGATCTAACTCCCGAAAAAGACGGGGTGATCAATCACAATATGGAAGACGATGTGATCCGTGGCGCCACGGTGACTCACGAGGGTGAAATAACTTTCCCGCCACCGCCGCCCAAAGTCAAAGCGATTGCGGCTGCCAAGCCGAAGAAGAAAGAGAAAGAGCCCACAGCGGAGGAGAAAAAAGCCGCTGAACTCGCTACCTTCAAAGCACAAACCAAGCGCCAGGTGGGCCTGTTGGCCGTCGGTGGCGCGCTGATGCTGCTGTTGGGGCAAGTGGCTCCGGTGTCGTTTATGCAGCACTTTATTGTCTTTGTGCTGGCCTGCTTTATCGGCTTCCAGGTGATCTGGAACGTCAGTCACTCGCTGCATACACCGCTGATGGCGGTGACTAATGCGATTTCGGGCATCATTATTCTGGGAGCGATTCTGCAGATTGGCTCCGGCAGCGCCATTGTGGGCGTGCTGGCATCAATCTCGGTGCTTATCGCGTCAATTAATATCGTGGGTGGCTTCCTGGTGACACGCCGGATGCTGGCCATGTTCCAAAAATCCTAA
- a CDS encoding sensor histidine kinase, translated as MSLGQSLRRTYRSLFARIVFVYLVSMIALSTTTTLVAVDQFNQLGREWLQRNEIDMAHHLTRVLQDSLDEGVYAPSTLAAVERVMTINPALSLYVLDTDGKVVGAYGPDRCGLGNRIDRDAIDELLSDMPMLPVYADMPCQGDEGVFSVAPITYSPQQQSGYLLVQLEANTDVSMANIWQTSSISRTLLIAGCVALALTLAVGLALFAFLTRRFSRLTRTVQHFAEGDYRQRSPESIDDEIGRVGRAFNDMAATIEAQVEALHDTDRQRRELIANLSHEFRTPMTSLLGYAKQLDRWPLDGETRSSLYAIRANVERLAQLADQLSQMSRANIAGRPLCPSTFSFAELANDILGKFHPRALEKGIELRVENQAAIAEVSADIELIDHALTNMVDNAITATNTGGTVSIRILEFDNARLKIGVRDTGVGIPEKEIPLISQRFYRTTVGRERGEGTGLGLAIVSEVLKRHESQLVIESKPGKGTCIWFTLPRTILDERATRPG; from the coding sequence ATGAGCCTGGGCCAATCGTTGCGCAGAACCTATCGCAGCCTGTTCGCGCGCATCGTGTTCGTCTATCTGGTGAGCATGATCGCACTCTCCACCACGACCACGCTGGTGGCGGTCGATCAGTTCAACCAGTTGGGACGAGAATGGCTGCAGCGCAATGAGATCGACATGGCTCATCATCTGACCCGCGTACTGCAGGATTCACTCGACGAGGGCGTCTACGCCCCCTCGACGCTAGCGGCCGTCGAGCGGGTCATGACCATCAATCCGGCGCTCTCGCTCTACGTGCTCGACACCGATGGCAAGGTGGTTGGCGCTTACGGCCCTGACCGCTGTGGACTTGGCAACCGAATCGACCGGGATGCTATCGACGAACTGCTTTCCGACATGCCCATGCTGCCGGTCTACGCGGACATGCCCTGCCAGGGCGACGAGGGCGTTTTTTCGGTTGCCCCGATCACCTACAGCCCGCAGCAGCAATCGGGCTATCTGCTGGTGCAACTGGAGGCTAACACAGACGTCTCGATGGCCAACATCTGGCAGACGAGCAGCATCTCGCGCACGCTGCTCATCGCAGGCTGCGTGGCGTTGGCATTGACGCTGGCGGTGGGACTGGCCCTCTTCGCTTTTCTGACGCGACGCTTTTCTCGTCTGACCCGCACTGTCCAGCACTTTGCCGAGGGCGATTACCGACAGCGTAGTCCCGAGTCGATCGACGACGAGATTGGCCGGGTCGGGCGTGCCTTCAACGACATGGCAGCCACCATCGAAGCCCAAGTCGAAGCGCTGCACGATACCGACCGCCAGCGTCGGGAACTCATCGCCAACCTGTCCCATGAATTCCGCACGCCGATGACCTCCTTGTTGGGCTATGCCAAGCAGTTGGATCGCTGGCCTCTCGACGGTGAAACACGCAGTAGCCTGTACGCCATTCGCGCCAACGTGGAGCGACTGGCCCAGTTGGCCGACCAGCTCTCTCAGATGTCTCGCGCGAATATCGCTGGCCGACCGCTATGCCCAAGCACGTTCTCCTTCGCCGAATTGGCCAACGACATTCTAGGTAAATTCCACCCTCGCGCGCTGGAGAAAGGCATTGAGCTTCGTGTTGAGAACCAGGCGGCGATAGCCGAGGTCTCCGCCGACATCGAACTGATCGATCACGCGCTGACCAATATGGTCGACAACGCCATCACCGCCACCAACACCGGCGGCACGGTCTCGATCCGAATTCTCGAGTTCGACAATGCCCGGCTCAAGATCGGGGTCCGAGATACCGGTGTCGGCATCCCCGAAAAAGAAATCCCCCTCATCTCACAGCGCTTCTATCGCACCACGGTTGGACGTGAACGAGGTGAAGGCACCGGGCTGGGGCTCGCTATCGTCTCCGAAGTGCTGAAGCGTCACGAGTCCCAACTCGTCATCGAGAGCAAACCGGGAAAAGGCACCTGTATCTGGTTCACACTGCCGAGGACGATACTCGATGAGAGAGCGACCCGACCGGGCTGA
- a CDS encoding NAD(P)(+) transhydrogenase (Re/Si-specific) subunit beta, with protein sequence MLGQGFVSAAAIAASVLFILSLGGLSNQEKAKRAVWYGIVGMALAVFFTSLGPGIGGYWWLIPMMVIGAGIGVYVAGKVEMTEMPQLVAALHSFVGLAAVFVAWSADLERRRVLAAQAADGVMQEFSAFAALVATKAPDELTFLQIEVVFAIFIGAVTFTGSVVAFGKLAGKVDGKPRQLPGGHMLNAGAAVLSLLLAILYLNGAGFWTLIVLAALSFFIGYHLIMGIGGADMPVVVSMLNSYSGWAAAAIGFTLSNDLLIVTGALVGSSGAILSYIMCKAMNRNFVNVILGGFGGSQGPAAEIEGEQVAIDAGGVASALNDADSVIIVPGYGMAVAQAQTAVSDLVRKLRASGKTVRFGIHPVAGRLPGHMNVLLAEAKVPYDIVLEMDEINDDFATTDVVIVIGSNDIVNPAAEEDPNSPIAGMPVLKVWEAKQVFVSKRGQGTGYSGIENPLFFKENTRMFYGDARDSLNALLPLID encoded by the coding sequence ATGTTAGGTCAAGGATTCGTATCTGCCGCGGCGATCGCGGCAAGCGTACTGTTTATTCTGTCGCTGGGCGGCTTGAGTAACCAGGAGAAAGCCAAGCGGGCCGTGTGGTACGGCATTGTGGGCATGGCGCTGGCGGTGTTCTTCACCTCCTTAGGGCCGGGTATCGGTGGCTACTGGTGGCTGATCCCGATGATGGTCATTGGTGCCGGTATCGGTGTCTACGTGGCGGGCAAGGTCGAGATGACCGAAATGCCGCAGCTCGTGGCAGCGCTGCACAGCTTTGTTGGCTTGGCCGCGGTGTTTGTGGCCTGGAGCGCGGATTTAGAGCGCCGCCGGGTACTGGCGGCACAAGCAGCCGATGGCGTTATGCAGGAATTTTCTGCGTTTGCCGCGTTGGTCGCCACCAAGGCGCCTGACGAGCTTACTTTTCTACAGATTGAAGTCGTGTTCGCTATCTTTATCGGCGCAGTCACCTTTACTGGTTCGGTGGTGGCGTTCGGTAAGCTGGCCGGTAAAGTGGATGGCAAACCGCGCCAACTGCCCGGTGGGCATATGCTTAACGCCGGAGCGGCGGTGCTGTCACTGCTGTTAGCCATTTTGTACCTCAACGGTGCGGGCTTCTGGACATTGATCGTGCTCGCAGCGCTGTCGTTCTTTATCGGTTACCACCTGATCATGGGCATCGGCGGCGCCGATATGCCCGTGGTGGTCTCGATGCTCAACAGCTACTCCGGCTGGGCGGCGGCAGCGATCGGCTTCACGCTCTCCAACGATCTGCTGATTGTCACCGGTGCGCTGGTGGGGTCATCCGGTGCGATCCTCTCTTACATCATGTGTAAGGCGATGAACCGTAACTTCGTTAACGTGATCTTGGGCGGCTTTGGCGGTAGCCAAGGGCCCGCGGCGGAGATCGAAGGCGAGCAGGTGGCCATTGATGCCGGCGGCGTGGCAAGTGCGCTGAACGATGCCGATAGCGTGATTATCGTGCCAGGTTACGGTATGGCGGTGGCCCAGGCACAAACAGCGGTGAGCGATTTGGTACGCAAGCTGCGTGCTTCGGGCAAGACCGTGCGCTTTGGTATTCACCCGGTCGCGGGCCGCTTGCCAGGGCATATGAACGTACTGCTGGCGGAAGCCAAGGTGCCTTACGATATCGTGCTGGAAATGGATGAGATCAATGATGATTTCGCCACCACCGACGTGGTGATCGTGATTGGTTCCAACGACATCGTGAACCCTGCGGCCGAAGAAGACCCCAACAGCCCCATCGCCGGTATGCCGGTGTTGAAGGTGTGGGAGGCCAAACAGGTGTTCGTCAGCAAACGGGGCCAGGGCACCGGCTACTCCGGTATCGAGAACCCGCTGTTCTTCAAAGAGAACACGCGGATGTTTTATGGTGATGCTCGGGATAGCTTAAATGCACTGCTGCCATTGATTGATTAG
- a CDS encoding aldo/keto reductase, giving the protein MSSFFQRLNAVNAPSIGLGCMNLSHGYGSVVPENAALRALDEAFDMGYRHFDTATLYGATANEKVVGRALEGKRHQLFLASKCGMAMDPESGKRVIDGRPETLRKQCEASLARLRTDHLDLYYLHRLDRQVPIEESVGALGRLVEEGKIGGVGLSEISAITLRRAVAEYPIAAVQSEYSLWTRNPEIALIQACRELEVALVAFSPLGRGFLTGAIKDPARLEEGDMRRHMPRFSAENYPHNLKLFERLAALAQALNVTPGQLALAWLKAQGQDIIPIPGTRSADHMRENLAAETLHLDVTTLSQLSAMMTPGQVVGARYSEAQQADIDTEEFESH; this is encoded by the coding sequence ATGTCGAGCTTCTTTCAGCGCCTTAATGCTGTCAACGCCCCTTCGATTGGTCTGGGCTGTATGAACCTCTCCCACGGTTACGGCAGCGTCGTGCCTGAAAATGCGGCCTTGCGCGCGCTGGATGAGGCTTTTGATATGGGCTATCGCCATTTCGACACCGCTACGCTGTATGGCGCCACGGCTAATGAGAAAGTGGTCGGGCGCGCCCTGGAAGGCAAGCGGCACCAGCTCTTTCTGGCCAGTAAATGTGGTATGGCCATGGATCCTGAGTCGGGCAAACGGGTGATTGATGGCCGCCCGGAAACCCTGCGTAAGCAGTGCGAAGCAAGCCTTGCGCGCCTGCGAACCGATCATCTAGACCTCTATTATCTGCACCGTTTGGATCGCCAGGTGCCCATTGAAGAGAGCGTGGGGGCGCTGGGGCGACTTGTTGAAGAGGGTAAGATAGGTGGGGTGGGACTATCCGAAATATCAGCGATCACGCTGCGCCGCGCGGTGGCTGAGTACCCTATCGCTGCGGTGCAGTCAGAGTACTCGCTCTGGACGCGCAATCCTGAAATTGCGTTGATTCAGGCGTGTCGAGAATTGGAGGTTGCTCTGGTAGCGTTTAGCCCGCTGGGGCGTGGTTTCTTAACTGGCGCTATTAAAGACCCGGCGCGCCTAGAAGAGGGCGATATGCGTCGACATATGCCGCGCTTCAGCGCCGAAAACTACCCGCATAATTTAAAGCTGTTTGAACGCCTGGCGGCGCTGGCGCAGGCCTTGAACGTTACGCCAGGGCAACTGGCGTTGGCGTGGCTGAAGGCACAGGGGCAGGACATTATCCCTATTCCCGGTACCCGTTCGGCTGACCATATGCGTGAAAATCTAGCGGCAGAAACGCTGCACCTTGATGTCACTACCTTGTCTCAGTTGAGTGCCATGATGACCCCAGGCCAAGTGGTCGGTGCGCGCTACAGTGAGGCGCAACAAGCGGACATCGATACGGAAGAGTTTGAGTCACACTAG
- a CDS encoding LysR family transcriptional regulator — MRSLRHFDLNLLLVFEALMRERHVTRAAETLHLSQPALSHALKRLREALDDPLLVRTENGMQPTPRALALLPVVQHSLALLRQGLAPPALFSPATSKRRFTLATTDYFEEVMYPPFLSQLLSYAPGISFSIELITPDVLSEGLEQRQIDMVVGLDSQSALPSGVIQTPWMAEELVCLAATHNDRVGDALNIGQFADALHVELADISGLRPSNIDSCLVQHGLTRRVISKNLNYIAAAQVVALTEAIMTLPRQMAERFVAMLPVRLVAPPKELPALKMTLIQHGLYANDPANVWLYQVLTEFANEFRR, encoded by the coding sequence ATGCGTTCGCTACGCCATTTCGATCTGAATTTGCTGCTGGTATTTGAAGCGCTGATGCGCGAGCGTCATGTCACTCGGGCGGCAGAAACGCTGCATTTAAGCCAGCCAGCCTTGAGCCATGCGCTCAAAAGGTTGCGTGAGGCGCTGGATGACCCATTGCTGGTACGCACCGAAAATGGCATGCAGCCCACGCCCAGGGCGCTGGCGCTGTTGCCTGTCGTACAGCACTCCTTGGCCCTGCTACGGCAAGGCTTGGCACCGCCTGCGCTGTTTTCGCCTGCGACTAGTAAGCGGCGTTTTACGTTGGCGACCACCGACTACTTTGAAGAGGTGATGTACCCACCCTTTCTTAGCCAACTGTTGAGTTATGCACCGGGCATTAGTTTTTCAATTGAGCTGATTACCCCGGATGTTCTAAGTGAGGGGTTGGAACAGCGCCAAATTGATATGGTGGTGGGGCTGGATAGCCAAAGCGCGCTGCCTAGCGGCGTTATTCAGACTCCCTGGATGGCTGAGGAGTTGGTCTGCTTGGCGGCTACCCATAATGATCGCGTAGGCGATGCGCTCAATATTGGTCAGTTTGCTGATGCGCTCCATGTAGAGCTGGCAGATATTAGCGGCCTACGCCCCAGCAATATCGATAGTTGTCTGGTGCAACACGGCTTAACCCGCCGGGTAATTTCAAAAAACCTCAACTATATCGCCGCGGCGCAGGTAGTGGCGCTAACGGAAGCGATCATGACGTTGCCACGTCAAATGGCTGAAAGGTTCGTTGCTATGCTGCCGGTGCGCTTAGTGGCGCCGCCCAAAGAGCTGCCAGCGCTTAAAATGACCCTGATTCAGCATGGTCTGTACGCCAATGATCCAGCCAACGTGTGGCTTTATCAGGTGCTTACTGAGTTTGCTAATGAGTTTAGACGTTAG
- a CDS encoding molybdopterin-binding protein codes for MRAALSNVEQLSYKAQRLIASRQALAKEFDESQIAPVFRPNGTTNPQEDYYRAWVNNGFADWRLTIDGLVEEPMTLSLPALREMASRTQITRHDCVEGWSCIGQWTGVPLADLLDRVRPADTARFVVFHCADHTYGGSDLYYESLDMIEAYHPQTLLAYDLNGEPLPVANGAPIRLRAERQLGYKQAKYVMRVELVESFKQLHGGKGGYWEDRGYDWWAGI; via the coding sequence GTGCGCGCGGCGCTGAGCAACGTCGAGCAACTCTCTTACAAGGCCCAGCGTCTGATCGCCTCGCGCCAGGCACTCGCCAAGGAGTTTGACGAGAGTCAGATCGCGCCGGTGTTTCGTCCCAATGGCACCACCAACCCGCAGGAGGATTACTATCGTGCCTGGGTCAACAATGGATTCGCCGACTGGCGTCTGACCATCGACGGGCTGGTCGAAGAGCCGATGACGCTGTCGTTGCCGGCGCTTCGGGAGATGGCCTCGCGAACCCAGATCACTCGTCACGATTGCGTCGAGGGTTGGAGCTGTATCGGGCAGTGGACCGGCGTTCCTCTGGCGGATCTGCTTGATCGGGTGCGTCCGGCAGATACCGCGCGCTTCGTGGTTTTTCACTGTGCAGATCACACCTACGGTGGGTCGGATCTGTATTACGAGAGCCTCGACATGATCGAGGCGTATCATCCGCAGACGCTGCTGGCCTACGATCTCAACGGCGAACCGCTACCGGTGGCCAATGGGGCGCCGATCCGTCTGCGCGCCGAGCGTCAGTTGGGTTACAAGCAGGCCAAGTACGTGATGCGCGTCGAGCTGGTGGAAAGCTTCAAACAGCTCCACGGCGGCAAGGGAGGTTATTGGGAGGATAGGGGCTATGACTGGTGGGCGGGCATCTAG
- a CDS encoding cytochrome b/b6 domain-containing protein, translated as MSESVKAAIASDSTGNVPGAPTTQVIKRHTLATRLWHWTNLVCLIVLLMSGLQIFNAHPALYWGEQSDFANPFIAIHARTAEDGERMGVVRIAGQAFDTTGVLGLSDDNGQLRERAFPRWATLPGDKWLTMGRNWHFLAAWIFVPLVVAYLLYTLLVPQRRRALFPTWVQLKNIPRTLLDHARLRFHHEADYNGIQKLTYLLVLFGLLPVMILSGLTMAPSVNAAWPWLTELFGGRQSARTFHFLCATALIGFFVVHIALVLVSGVFNNLRSMVSGRYRIQVEAHDGSEPRHD; from the coding sequence ATGTCTGAGTCTGTCAAAGCTGCGATCGCTAGTGACTCGACCGGTAATGTGCCCGGTGCGCCGACCACACAAGTGATCAAACGACATACGCTGGCGACTCGTCTGTGGCATTGGACGAATCTCGTCTGCCTGATCGTGTTGCTGATGAGCGGTTTGCAGATATTCAATGCACACCCCGCGCTTTATTGGGGGGAGCAATCCGATTTCGCCAACCCTTTCATCGCGATCCATGCGCGCACCGCCGAAGATGGCGAGCGCATGGGCGTGGTTCGCATCGCTGGGCAGGCGTTCGACACCACCGGTGTACTGGGGCTTTCCGATGACAATGGCCAGCTACGCGAACGGGCCTTCCCCCGCTGGGCGACGCTGCCGGGGGACAAGTGGCTGACGATGGGGCGCAACTGGCATTTTCTGGCTGCGTGGATCTTCGTGCCGCTGGTTGTCGCGTATCTGCTCTATACCCTGCTGGTGCCCCAACGACGACGGGCGCTGTTTCCAACGTGGGTGCAGTTGAAGAACATTCCGCGGACGCTACTTGATCATGCGCGGCTGCGTTTTCATCACGAAGCTGACTACAACGGTATCCAGAAGCTGACCTATCTTCTGGTGCTGTTCGGGTTGCTGCCAGTAATGATTCTGTCGGGGCTGACCATGGCACCCAGTGTCAACGCCGCCTGGCCGTGGCTCACCGAGCTTTTCGGCGGACGACAGAGTGCTCGCACCTTTCATTTTCTCTGTGCAACGGCCCTCATTGGCTTTTTCGTCGTGCACATCGCGCTGGTGCTGGTATCCGGCGTTTTCAACAACCTGCGCTCGATGGTAAGCGGTCGCTACCGCATCCAGGTAGAAGCGCATGACGGATCGGAGCCGAGGCATGACTGA
- a CDS encoding response regulator transcription factor produces MSCPILCVEDDPDIGRLLTSILVQAGHQPTWVLTGEEALHQWRNASLIVLDLMLPGIDGLAVCRDIRTHDATIPIIMLTALAGTRDVVVGLEIGADDYITKPFDTDILLARIQALLRRRKAMEERTSSTLMKIKALEIDIDGYSVKCDGKMIQLTTREFALLVFFARHPGKGFSRSELLDAVWGPEFDGFDHTVNTHINRLRSKIEPDPARPEYILTVWGTGYRFTDDAVAPASASDEHAP; encoded by the coding sequence ATGTCGTGCCCGATACTTTGCGTCGAGGACGATCCCGATATCGGTCGGCTATTAACGAGCATTCTCGTACAAGCGGGCCATCAGCCGACCTGGGTTTTGACCGGGGAAGAAGCCTTGCATCAATGGCGGAATGCCTCGCTCATCGTTCTCGATCTGATGCTGCCGGGTATCGACGGTCTCGCCGTGTGTCGAGACATTCGCACTCACGACGCCACCATTCCGATCATCATGCTGACGGCGCTCGCCGGCACGCGGGACGTGGTCGTCGGTCTGGAAATCGGTGCCGACGACTACATCACCAAGCCATTCGACACCGACATCCTCTTGGCGAGAATCCAAGCACTACTGCGTCGTCGAAAGGCGATGGAGGAGCGTACGTCGTCGACGCTTATGAAGATAAAGGCGCTGGAGATCGACATCGACGGTTACAGCGTCAAATGCGACGGAAAAATGATTCAACTCACAACCCGGGAGTTCGCCCTACTCGTATTCTTTGCCCGCCATCCTGGTAAGGGTTTTTCCCGCAGCGAGTTGCTCGATGCCGTATGGGGCCCGGAATTCGACGGCTTTGATCACACCGTCAATACGCACATCAATCGGTTGCGCAGCAAGATAGAACCAGACCCGGCGCGGCCCGAGTACATTCTCACGGTATGGGGCACCGGTTACCGGTTCACCGACGACGCCGTCGCCCCGGCATCCGCCTCCGACGAGCACGCCCCATGA